In Ferroplasma sp., a single window of DNA contains:
- a CDS encoding glycosyltransferase family 4 protein produces the protein MQKFLLYLPYSDFIDYYEHKALGAIPIGFVQAGFDVSLIVGVMRSANYRKNKIRIYETGNLDDRYVKTDASSGMAIKPRLLNFFNISEYKRVLKILKKENPGILMAYNNSTLTWLIMWRYKIYCRTRKVKTRLILKLDNDGSDLIGMNGIRKIAIRSYYRVLSHIFNDIITETSCGYEVFHNLPGVKKKLRVVPNTVFDDFLKHNNKERDKTIIAVSRITPVKGLDILIKSFKLIAERYPDWNLKIIGAVGDVEYFSSLKETSGPSFLGKRIVFTGEKTREELIDIYGKASIYCLFSEHESFAISRLEAIAMGLYVITTPAGCANDLIKYGVHIIEDNTPECGSKYIEEGIKAIESGFFKENIIKIPSYKDIAGEIADNTVRVG, from the coding sequence ATGCAAAAATTCCTGCTTTACCTCCCGTACTCGGATTTTATCGACTACTATGAACATAAGGCCCTTGGAGCCATACCCATAGGATTTGTGCAGGCCGGATTTGATGTATCATTAATAGTAGGAGTAATGAGAAGTGCAAATTACCGTAAAAATAAAATAAGAATCTATGAAACTGGTAATCTGGATGACCGGTATGTTAAAACAGATGCATCATCTGGCATGGCAATAAAACCCAGATTGCTTAATTTTTTTAATATCAGTGAGTATAAAAGGGTTTTAAAAATCCTAAAAAAGGAAAATCCGGGCATTTTAATGGCATATAATAACTCAACGTTAACATGGTTAATTATGTGGCGGTATAAAATTTACTGCAGAACAAGAAAGGTAAAGACAAGATTAATATTGAAACTGGACAATGACGGTTCAGATCTTATAGGCATGAATGGGATAAGAAAAATAGCTATAAGATCATATTATAGGGTATTATCACATATATTTAACGATATAATTACAGAAACATCATGCGGATATGAAGTTTTCCATAATTTGCCTGGAGTTAAAAAAAAATTAAGGGTTGTACCAAATACGGTTTTTGATGATTTCCTAAAACACAATAATAAGGAGAGGGATAAAACTATTATCGCAGTATCCAGGATTACACCAGTAAAGGGTTTAGACATTCTGATAAAATCATTTAAGTTGATTGCAGAAAGGTATCCCGATTGGAATCTAAAAATTATAGGAGCTGTTGGTGATGTGGAATACTTTTCGTCACTTAAGGAAACATCAGGACCATCCTTTCTTGGTAAAAGAATAGTGTTCACAGGAGAGAAAACCAGGGAAGAATTAATAGATATATATGGCAAGGCTTCAATTTACTGCCTGTTTTCTGAACATGAAAGCTTTGCAATAAGCAGACTGGAAGCCATAGCCATGGGACTTTATGTTATAACCACGCCTGCAGGGTGTGCGAATGACCTTATAAAATATGGGGTACATATAATAGAAGATAATACTCCAGAATGCGGATCCAAATACATAGAAGAGGGAATAAAAGCAATAGAATCCGGCTTTTTTAAGGAGAATATCATAAAAATACCATCCTACAAGGACATAGCAGGGGAAATAGCCGATAATACAGTTAGGGTTGGATGA
- a CDS encoding GDP-mannose 4,6-dehydratase, which produces MKSALITGITGQDGAYLAKLLLEKNYKVYGLYRRLSTPNFWRLQSLGIYDKINLISGDLSDLSSILNAFRASEPDEVYHLAAQSFVEASFESPLATAEVTGLSTTRILEAVKQYSQNIKVYYAGTSEMFGSSYNDKALNENDVFQPMSPYAAAKLYGYWISRIYREGYGLFISSGILFNHESEIRGLEFVTRKIVNEVAKIHYGLEKKIKLGNISAKRDWGYAPEYVDAMHRMLQSDKPDDYVIATDETHTVEEFLKYAFEYIGMDYHEYLEIDKRFVRPLDVPALRGDYSKARKELKWEPKTKFPELVKLMMKAELERWDMYLKGEQFPWDVPNYPNENNLLKTYRGNVK; this is translated from the coding sequence ATGAAATCTGCACTTATTACAGGCATTACAGGCCAGGACGGTGCTTACCTGGCAAAACTGCTTTTAGAGAAAAACTACAAGGTCTATGGATTATACAGAAGATTAAGCACTCCAAATTTCTGGAGGCTTCAGTCCCTAGGAATATATGACAAAATCAATTTAATTTCTGGAGACCTGAGTGATTTATCCTCCATACTGAATGCGTTCAGGGCATCAGAGCCGGATGAGGTTTACCATCTGGCTGCACAGAGCTTTGTAGAGGCATCCTTTGAGTCCCCACTGGCAACTGCAGAGGTAACAGGATTGTCAACGACTAGGATTCTTGAGGCTGTGAAGCAGTATAGCCAGAATATCAAGGTATACTATGCAGGTACCAGTGAAATGTTCGGTTCGTCCTATAATGATAAAGCATTAAATGAAAATGATGTTTTCCAGCCCATGAGCCCCTATGCAGCAGCCAAGCTATACGGCTACTGGATATCAAGGATATACAGGGAGGGCTATGGATTATTCATCTCTTCTGGAATTTTATTTAACCATGAATCTGAAATAAGGGGATTGGAATTTGTTACCAGGAAGATTGTCAATGAGGTTGCAAAGATACACTATGGATTGGAGAAGAAGATAAAGCTTGGCAATATCAGTGCCAAGAGGGACTGGGGATATGCTCCTGAGTATGTTGATGCCATGCACAGGATGCTCCAGTCAGATAAGCCCGATGACTACGTCATAGCCACAGACGAGACACACACAGTGGAGGAGTTTCTGAAGTACGCATTTGAATACATAGGCATGGACTACCATGAGTATCTTGAAATTGATAAGAGGTTTGTAAGGCCATTAGATGTTCCTGCATTAAGAGGCGATTACTCAAAAGCCAGAAAGGAACTCAAATGGGAGCCGAAAACAAAATTCCCTGAACTTGTAAAATTGATGATGAAGGCAGAACTTGAGAGGTGGGATATGTATTTAAAGGGGGAGCAATTTCCGTGGGATGTGCCCAATTATCCCAATGAGAATAACTTATTAAAAACCTATAGGGGTAATGTAAAATGA